TCGCCTTCTTGGTCACGCGACTCCTGGATTTCGTCGCTTTCCTGGCCACGCCCCTCTTGGGCTTCTTGGCAGCGTTGCGAGCGCGCGACTTGGCGGACCGCTTCGCGGCCTTCTTGGCAGCTTGCTTCGCGACCTTCTTCGCAGCCTTCTTGCCGCTCTTGCGCTTGACGGTTTTCTTAGCTCGCGTTGCCACCACGAATTCCTTTACCGGCTTCTCGAAATTTGGAATCGAACCTGCGCCTAGCGCGTTGCGTCCGCCAGCCAGCCGAACACCGAGAAAACCAAGGGCTTTCGCTCCAGATTGTAAATTTCGGTGTCGCGCGCGGCGCGGACGATCTTTTCCCATACCTCCGCAAGGCGCGCAAGGCGCGGCAGGTTCTGGTTGGCGCTCGCCTCGTCGGCATGCAGCCGCTCGGCGATCCAGCGGTCAATGCCGTCGATGAAGGCGGCGAGCGCCACCCGGTCGCTGGTGCCGAGCGAATCGCCAAGCGTGTGTAATTCCCTTGGATCGACTTGCGGCAGGCGTGCGAGCAGCGCCGCAGTGCGTTGCTGGAGCTTCAGCGCGTCGCCGCCGAGCAGCGTCAGCGCCCGTGCGACGCTGCCCTCGGCGGCGTCTGCGGCCTCACGCAGCGCCGGATCGGCCTCCTCGACATCGGCGGCGATCGCAGCAGCGCCGATCACCTCGTCGGTCGCAAGCGATCGCAGCCGCAGCTTGCGGCAGCGCGACTGGATCGTCGCCAGCACCCGCGCCGGCGCGTGGCTGACCAGCAGGAACAGCGATTGCTGTGGCGGCTCCTCGAGGATCTTCAACAATGCGTTCGCCGCGTTCGGGTTGAGCTCGTCGACGGTGTCGACGATGCAGACGCGCCAGCCTTCGGCGGCCGCCGTCGAGCCAAAGAACGCGATCGTCTCGCGCGTCTCGTCGACGGTGATGACCGTGCGCATCACGCCGCGGTCGTTTGCCGTGCGCTCCAGCGTCAACAGCCCGCCATGCGAGCCGGCGGCGACCTGACGCGCCACAGGGTCGTTCGGATCAATCGACAAATCCTCGGCCCGCTGCACGGCAGGCGCGAGCGGATGGCTGTGCGCGAGCACGAAGCGTGCCATCCGGTACGCCAGCGTCGCCTTGCCGACGCCTTGCGGTCCGCCGATCAGCCAGGCATGCGGTATGCGCCCGCTGCGATAGGCGGTAAGCAGCGCCGCTTCGGCCTCACGATGGCCGAAAAAGCGACTGGTCTCGCGCGGATGCGGAATCGCGGTCTCCCGCTCGGTCTGGCGAGGACTCATGCGGACGCCGCCCTCGTCGGTGTGCTGAACACGCGATCGCGCAACGCAGCCCAGATTCGCGCGGCGACAGTATCGGGATCGCCGCTGGCGTCGATCAGCACGCAGCGCCCGGGATCGCCGGCTGCGATCTTGCGATAGGCCTCGCGCAGATCCTGGTGGAATTTGAGGTTTTCGCCCTCGAAGCGATCCGGTGTGCCGCTGCCTCGCCGCGCGGCCGCGCGCTGCAGACCAATCTCGACCGGAAGATCGAGGATGATGGTGGCGTCCGGCTTGAGATCACCGATCGTGACCCGCTGCATCGCGTTGATGACGCCTTCAGGCACGCTGCCGAGGCTTCCCTGATAGGCCCGGGTCGAATCGGCGAAGCGGTCGCACAGGACCCAGATGCCTTGATTGAGTGCCGGCTCGATCACGGTGCGGACATGATCGTCGCGGGCAGCCGCAAACAGCAGCGTCTCGGCATCCGGCCCGAGCAGCTTGCCCATCCCCGACAGCACGAGGTGGCGCATGATCTCCGCACCCGGCGAGCCGCCGGGCTCGCGGGTAACGATGGTCTTCAGCTTCGTGGCGTTGAGCCGGTCGGCGAGCCGCTTGATCTGGGTCGACTTGCCGGAGCCCTCGCCGCCTTCAAAGGTGATGAATCGCCCGCGCCCGGACGGCGGCTTCACTGCGATCTCGGTCATAGTCAGAGCTTCTCGGCGCCCGCGCGGAACATGCCGATCACGAGCTCGCTCGCGCCGTCGATCGCGCGCCGCATGGTTGAGCCGGTGCCGATGGCCTCGGCCGCATAGACCGGTGTCTCCACCGCGATTTGCCCACTGCGCCAGACCCGCACCACGCCGACCGGCTGCCCTTCCTGGACCGGCGCGCGCACCGGGCCGCTATAGACGATGCGCGCGATCAGCTTGTCGCCGCCGTTCTTGTGCACCATCACCTTCACGGGGGTTTTGGCGACGAGCTTGACCGAGCGGCTTTCGCCGCCGAACACCTTTGCGTAACCCACCGGCTGATCGGCCGCGATCAGGATCCGGGTCTCGAAGTTGCGAAACCCCCATTCCAGCATTTTCTTGGCTTCGGTGGCGCGATCCTCGGAGTCTTCAAGGCCGTTGACGACGACGATCAGCCGCGTGCCGTCCTGCACGGCCGAGCCTACCATGCCGTAACCGCCCTCCTTGGTGAAGCCGGTCTTCAGGCCGTCAGCGCCGGGCATGGTGTTGAGCAGCGGGTTGCGGTTGGGCTGGCGGATCTTGTTCCAGGTGAATTCCTTTTCACCGAACAGTTTGTAGAATTCCGGATAGTCCAGGATGACGTGGCGCGCGAGGATGCCGAGCTCGCGCACGGTCATCTTGTTGCCAGGGTCTGGCAGCCCGTTCGAATTGGCGAAGGTCGATTTGGTAAGGCCGAGTTCGCGGGCGCGTTTGGTCATGAAATCGGAGGCGAAGAGGCGCTCGTTGCCCGCCATCCCTTCGGCAAGCGCAATGCAGGCGTCGTTGCCGCTCTGGATAATCGCGCCATGCAGGAGATCATCGACCGACACCTTGCTGTTGATTGCGGCGAACATGGTCGAACTGCCGGAGGGCGCACCGCCCTTTCTCCAGGCATTCTCGCTGATCCGGTACTCGTCGGTCAGCTTGATGTCGCCCTTCTTGACCGCGTTGAAGACGACCTCCGCAGTCATCAGCTTCATCATGCTGGAGGGCGCGCGCAGCTCGTCGGCGTTCTTCTCGAACAGGACGCTGCCGCTGGACGCCTCGATCAGGATCGCGGTGGGCGCGTCGCCGTCAAAGCCGGCCTCTTCCTTCTTGGCGCCCTGCACGCTCTGATTGGCGGCGTAGAGCACGCCGCCCCAAGCGAGGCTCAGCGCCACGCCCGCCGCGAGGAGCCCGCGCGCGAGCCACCCGGCAGTGAACCGGGATGGGCGGGTCGAAGGAAAGCGAAATGCCATGGCGAAGCCCTGAGAGCGGCGTTCTAACAGTTGGGCCCTGCGCAAACAACACGAGGAACCGGATCATCACCCGAAGATTGCACAGGTGGGCTGGCGTCCTTATCGTGGCGCCTCACGATTTCCGACCAAACCTCTGAAAGAAGGCGGAAAAGCGATGTCGTCCTCCCGCGTGATCCCGGCCAATGGGATCGACCTTTTCGTCCGGGAGCAGGGTCAGGGGCCGCTGGTGGTGCTGTGCCACGGCTGGCCGGAACTGTCCTACTCCTGGCGTCACCAGATCCCGGCGCTGGCGGCGGCCGGTTTCCGTGTCGTCGCTCCGGATATGCGGGGCTACGGCCGGACCACAGCGCCGTCGGACGTTACCGCCTACTCCATCTTCGACACTGTCGGTGACGTCGTTGCTCTGGTGCAGGCGCTTGGCGAGACCAAGGCCATGGTCATCGGTCACGATTGGGGCGCACCAGTGGCCTGGCATGCGGCCCTGTTCCGGCCGGACATGTTCACGGCAGTGGCGGGCTTAAGCGTTCCTCCGCCGTTCCGCGGCCGCGGCAAGCCGCTCGACCTATTGCGTGAGAACGGCATCACCAATTTCTACTGGCAGTACTTTCAGACGCCCGGCGTTGCCGAGGCGGAGCTTGAGCGCGATGTTGCCCACACCATGCGCATCGTGCTGGGTGGGCGCGGGCTGTCCGACCCGACGGCGGCGATGTTCGTTCAGGACGACAAGGGCTTTCTCGGCCACGCCAGCGGCTCGGAGCCGCTGCCGGGCTGGCTGACGGAGGCAGACCTCGCCTATTTCACGGAGACCTATCGCAAGTCCGGCTTCCGCGGCGGCCTCAACTGGTACCGCAACCTGGACCGCAATTGGGAGCTGACCGCGCCCTGGCAGGATGCGCAGATCCATCAGCCCTCGCTGTTCATCGCCGGCTCCAAGGATGCCGTCATCACAGGCCTGATCGGCGCCAAGCGCGTCAACGAGCTCGAGCACGTGCTGCCCAACCTGAAGCGCAAGCTGATCATCGAGGGCGCCGGTCACTGGGTGCAGCAGGAGCGACCCGACGAGGTCAACACAGCGCTGGTGGAGTTCCTGAAGGAGAGTGCGGCTCAGTAGAGCCCGCGGCCGCTCAGGATGTTGCGCGCCTCTGCCGCGCCGTCGTCGGAGGCATAGGCCGCCGATGGCGCCGTATCCGACACATAGCGGCCGTCCTGGTCATAGGACACAGCGCGCGCGTTCTGGAGCCCCCGGCCGCGGCTGCGGCTCGAAGCCGACAATTCCGAGGTCGCGTTGATCGAGGTCACATCGGCCGAAGTATTGCCGAGGCTGTAGGGCCGCCCCTCTGGCACCGGAACCTCGCCACGGATCGCGCCATGGCTGGAGGCCGACAGTTCCGGGACGAACGGCCTGGCCGATGCGACGCGGACCATCGAGGGGGTCGGCGCCGGAATGCCGGTGCGCAAGGTGGCCATCAGCTGGCGGTCGTCGGAGCCCTCAAGGGGCGCCCGGCCGACATATTCGACGCGGACCCTGGCGACGCCATTGCCTTTGAATTCAAGCAGTTCAGCGGCCTTGTTCGAGACGTCGATGAGGCGGTTACCGTGATAGGGCCCACGGTCATTGACCCTGACGATCAGCGATTTGCCGTTGAAAAGATTGGTCACCCGCGCGTAGCACGGCATCGGCAAGGTCGGGTGCGCCGCGGTCAGCGAGCCCATGTCGAAGATTTCGCCATTGGCAGTCAGGCGGCCGTGGAAGTCGTCGCCGTACCAGGAAGCCAGTCCCTCGGCGCGGTAGTGGGCATCCTCCTCCGGGACGTATGTCCTGCCGGCCACGACATAGGGCTTGCCGACGCGGTAGGTGCCGCCGCCCTTGGGCACCGGATCGCCCCAGGCCACGACGCGCGGGCTGGAGGATACGCCGTATTTCGGATCGACGCGGCTGGCGAATTTGCCAGATGAGGCGCAATTGGCGAGCGCGAGGCAGGTCGCGGCAGCCGCAACACCACGTGCGGCCCGCATCATCGAATCTGACCGTCGGATCCCCATTCGCCCCAATACCATCTCGCCGGATGTGTGCCCAAGCCCACGACTGCGTGCAAGCAAGGCCTTCTGCCGGACTTTGCCCGAAACGGCCCACCACCGGCTCGGAAGTAGTGACGATATCGCAACGCGATCACGGCGGAAATGGGGAGCGCGCGGCTCTCGCACCGAGATGGTAAACCAGAGGTTGGCATTTCCTCCGTTGATCTACGGAGCGCCGGCGCGCGAAGCATCCTAATCCCGTCCCGGTCCTGGACAAACTGTTGCGGCGAATCCTCACTGCTTCCCGATTGCAAGTGCGCACATTGGAATCCTTTTGACTGTGCAGGGCGGTACGCGTTTTGTCGCGTGTGCGAGGGGCGCAACGGAAGTTTGCGATGATTGAGACGGTTTCAGCATTGATGGGTCTGGTAAGCGCGGGAATTTTCCTGGCCCATGCATTCGAAGGATACCGCACGAGGGCATAATGCCTCGCGCGGAAGCATCACCTCTTTCAATTGAGCGCGTTCGGAAAGTTTTAATCAATCCGGTCGAGCATCGAGTACGAGAGTGGCAGGTGGCCTATGCGCAACCATGATCTGGTGTCGGACGGTTTTCTGGCGTTGACCGCAGGCGGCTTGGTTCTGCTCTGCTCGAGTCTGATGGCCCTGGCGTTCGCCTGAGGCGCGCCAACTTTTCCCTTATTCCAACGCTTGCAATGTTGCGGCGCAAAAGCCTGCCGGTCGTGCGTCCAGTTTTTTCGGCCCGCCTGCCTCCGTTTTAGTTGATTGAATTTCCCTCCCTCATGCCTCGACTCAAATTTGAAGAGGCCATCACCGATGAGGGAGACATGCTTGCCGAGAAATTCTTCCTGGTCCTGGAATCCCTGATCCGCACGGACCGCACCCATCCGGACGGAAGTCCCCGCGTCGTCAGCACGTCCCCGCACGTGCCGGTCAAGCTCCCGAGCCAGAGCAAATAGCCCGCGCACCACCCAGACTGTGCGAACTTAGCGCAGGCCAAGCACCGCACGGCGATAGCCGCTGCTCTTGGCTTCGTTCAGGCAGACGAAGCTGCCATCGAAGCCCTGCCCGTAGAGTTTCTGCCCCTTGCCGTAGTAGCGGCCCTTCTTGAAATCCAGCCATACCACCTTGTCGGTCGGACAATAGCGTTGCGCCTGGTCCGCGTAGCGAAATGGCGTCAGCGGCAGCGCGGCTGCTTCGCTGATCACGGCTCCGCAGAGCACGATGGTTGCAACAACCGCAATCGTCCGCACGATGTCTCCAATGATGTCAGCCGAAAATCAGCGCCGCCCGGAGGTCAGGATAGCATCATGCCGCAGGCGGCGCACGATCCTGACGTCGCGTCTTCCGCAAGCCATCGCGTCGGGCTACATCTGATCACTGTGTCTCGGCTCGGGTCGCGCCGGCTATACCGAGCAGGGCGTGATGTGGCAGGTCCTGATCCACGTCACCTTCGTGGCATCGGCGATCGGGATTGCCTTCGTCGATCGCCAGAGCGACGCGGCCTCGCAGCCACGAATAACTCTATTCGGGCCCCTTCAGCTGCTGCACGGCCTGGTGCAGGAATTCCTGAAGCTTCTGCGCGACCTGCTCGGGTGAGATCCCCTTGCCAGAGAGGTCAGTCGAGACTTTTCCCAGGACGTGATCGACCGTCTTGTTTTCGAGATTGGCGGTCACGAGCTCCGTCGAGTAGCGGGTGGCAGCATCGCCGCTCAGCCCGAGCTGCCCCGCGGCCCATATGCCGAGCATCTTGTTGGACCGGGCCGTGGCTTTGAACATGAGCTCCTCGTCGTGAACGAATTTGGCCTCAAAGCCCTGCTCGCGCTTGTCGAACGTGGTCATGGTCAGGCTCCCTCCCGTTACGATCGTCTCCGCTGTCGCTTTGCCATCTGCGACGAACTGCCTGGTCGAATAGCCGACCGAGCGGCGGAACCGCCGGTTGTCGACCGTTGGGGATCAGATCACGCATCGGACTATAGCACAGGCGCGGTGACCAGCCTGAGGCCAGCCTGCCTGATTTACTACTCATCAGGAAGAATCGCGATTGGCTCGTCCCCAACCACCGGGAGACAGCGCATGAACCGAGAGCTGCCTCAGATCGAGTCCACGCAAAAACACCCCCGGCATGCGACTGCCGGGGGTGTGTTCTAAAAAATGGACAGGTAAAGCAATGCGTCATCTGTAGCAGGCGGTCGGCATTTCCGGATGTGACGCGGTTCACAAATGGAGAGAAAAAAGGCCCTGGGTGGACCGGCGGGCCTCCTGGCCTGATCTGCAACGTGCTTGATCGCGTTGAAGCGGCATGTGCAATGTTTTCGAGGTCTTGCCGGCCGCTAAGGATCTTACGACAGGAGATATGATCATGCGCACGACGCTAGCCATCTTGGCCCTGCTCGCCGCGGCAACAGCCGCCCTCGCGGGCCCCGCCTCTCCCGTCTCTCAAGATTACCCCTGGTGCGTCTTTGGCGGGCAGCTCGGCTGGTCCGGCGACTGCTCATATGAGACGAAGGCGCAGTGCCTGGCGTCCGCTTCCGGCCGCTGGAACACCTATTGCGATCTGAACCCGCGCGTCCTGTTCAGGCAGCAGCAGTCCGGACAGCAGCCGGGCGTACCGCAGCCCAGGGTTTACCGCAGGCAATGAAGCTTCCGCCCGGCGCATGTGGACCAGGTCATCTGCGTCAGAAACCGCCGTGTAACCGACACAGGTCACGCCCAAACGAAAATATCGAAAACAACCCCATGCAAAGGAGCCGGTGCCCCATCTGTGCGACGCCTTACGGATTTTACGAAATCGTTTGTCACGTCGGGCAAATCACCGGCACAATGTCATCATCGCCGTCTGTCGTTGCAGCCCAAACATCAAGTTGGAACCGACAGGACGGCCGGTGCGGCTATCCGCAAGACCCGGTGTGTGGCACGGCAGGATCCTGCAGCGATCGATGCCCTGATCTAGTGGGATGCTCTCTCTCGCACAGCATTCAGATCCGCTTTGATTCCTGGGACCGCCGCGGCGTTGGCGGGCTCTCGATTTGGGGGCGGCTCGTTGAGGTCGCGGGCCCAAGACGCGCCCTGTCGAGACGCGCCCGATCGAACTGTCGGCGTCGCACGGTCGGAATTCACGCAAGCAGAGACAAGAACACCAACAAGGGTCAGCGAACCTGCCCATCTCATCATCCGAATGCGCATGCGCATCCAACCGGTTGCCCCGAGAATCGATCCTCAGCTTCGCAATCATGGATCGAGGAATTCTGGTGAACGGCCCGACCCCCCAGCAAGGCAACGCTTAGGGACTTCTCCGGCTCCGCGACTGTAGTCGTGATTCTGTCGAGCCCCATTCGGCGTTCGGCACGTCGCTCCGTTACTACTTTTAGGACGCCTTGTGGCCGCGCCGAGGTTGGAGGACACTGTTCTCATTTCAGACAGTCATTTGGGGGCGAGTCATGCCCAAGATTCTGGAAGACCTATTGTGGTGCGCGGCCCTGGCGACATGGCTCATGCTTCTCTGCGGCTTCATCGTCGCGGCGTGGCGGCCTCTTGCAAAGACCATTCGCCAGCAAGTCGAGATGAGGCTGAAATCGAAAGAGAAGCGAAGCTGAGCAGCGACGCTTCGGCCAAACTCGTTGTCGTCGGTTCGCCGCGGGTCGCATTCAAGATGTGGCGCGCATCAAGAACGTGGCAGGTCTGCATCGCGCCCTGCCCGACCCCGGAACTATTTACGTACGTTGAACATTTGAGCTTACGGGCAGGCTCTTGGAGCTTTGGAATGGGTATGCTCGACCCTGGTCGCTTTCTGATCCCGTGTCCGCAATGCGAGGCTTGGCCGATGTCGGTCAACCCAAAACACGCAAGCTGGTCGAGCCGACCGCATGAGGTGAAGTTCGTCTGCCCGAGGTGCCGCCGTCAGGAGGCCGCGATCATCTCCGCATCCGGCGAGCTGACACCGATCAAGCAGCGTCCCGCGCCCTCCCAAGCAGCGCAGCCGAAAAGCCGGATCTTTTGATTGCAGCGGTGCTGCGCCGTTTGCGGCGCCAATCGTTCTGGCGTCGTGCTCTGCTCCGCCGACTTCAGGCAAAGCCGTTCGTATCGTTCGAGGTCGTCGATGACCGCCGATCTCGCCCCCGTGATTGGAACCGAATGGTCCGCACCGGCATATTAGGTCATTAGTGCGAACCCTACGGGTAGGACCCGTAAGCACGAGGTGACGTCATGCAGCGTCGTCGTTTCAAACAAACCCAATCACTTGAAGAACGACTTTCCGAACAGGCAAAACGCCTAAGATCTGAAGCCAAATTGCTTCCACCAGGCGCCGCGCGGGACGAAATGATCCGCAAAGCGCGGCAGGCCGAAACAGCCTCTCATATGAACGAGTGGCTCACATCGCCGGGACTTCGCCCACCACAATAGAAATCGCGCCCTTGGCCAACCCAAAAATCGGCCCCAGCCAGAAGGCGGGCCGGGGCCGTTAAGAGTTCGACCGCCTTCGGTCATGGTGTCAGGCAGGACCGAAGCCTTCAGCGCGAACGCGGCCCATTACTACTCGTTCCCGGTCCCCCCTGACGAGCAAGAGGTACCTCCTTAGATTTTTGGAACCAACGAGTTGGCGGAGCGTCAATTGGAAGCTTCCAGCCGTAAAGGATATGCCCCCCCAACTGCTGGAAGAAAACCCGTATCGCTCGGGTTGGCGGCCCCCAGTTGGGGCCGTTTAAATTGTGAGCCAGCCCTCATGCCTGCCGACGCCGAATGACCATGAACCGGTCCGGCACGGCCTCGAGTTGCACCAGCGGAATGTCGCTTCCATCGGCCACGGCAAGCAACCAGGAGAGTCTGCCCGCACGGGCGTCCCGAGGCGCATAAAATGTGGCCCCTTTCAGTTCTGGAGGAACCGCTGTGAACCAGATGTCGCCGCGCCGCTCGCCAAACGGCTTCAAGCCTTCGCCAACTACGCCGATCCGCCCCCAGTCGATCGCTCCGCGGTTCGGCAGGATGGTTGCTATCTGCAGAACGGCAAAGCGATAGTCCTCAGCCTGCCTCAGCGCGGCTTCTCGCGAGGCTCGCGGCACCACTTGCGCCTCATCTTCGACGAACAGCCGCTTAAGTATCTCGGCCCTGCGGCATCCGTTAGCGCCGTCATTTCGGCCTGTGCTGCGCCACGAAGGGCCAGTGCCGCGAGGCAGCACAGCAGAGCGCTCCGGATCCAGTTCGAACCACGGCGCCACGCAAGACCTGCTGCCACACAGCACAGCACAAGTCCGAGCGGCTCGGTGAAGATGACGTCCGCTGCGATGACGCCTCGGCTGAACCCTGCCGGCCAGCCCGCCGATGGCTGCAAGGACGAGAAGGTCGAAACGGCTCGCCGGCTTCCTCGGGCAAAATGCCAACGCAGCACACAGCAGGAGCGGCACCAGAAACAGCAACGGCGCGTTCGACATCTGCTGCCAGATCCCGGGCCGGACCGGCGCCAGCCCCGGATCGATCGTGCCCAAAAACGACACCTTGGCGATGGCCGCCACGAACCTGACCGTGTGTCCTCCGTTCGAGGCCACGAAGCCGAGGAGCAGAAATGCTCCGACGAAGCCGAGCGCCATCAGATTGGCGAGAGTGAAGAACCGGTAGACGATCTTGTGCCGGATGGTGAAGCTTGTGAGCAGGCCGGGCGCGGCAATAATGGCCAGCGCACCGATGCACAGCGCGACGTTCGGAAACGACGCAAGTCAAGCGCGAGCATTGGCACCGTAGCACGTTTGGCGCGCCCTCTTGAGAAGCTAACCTAGGTAGGTCGTCTCCGCACTGCGGGCGGCAAGGGTGCGCATTTACTTGGATAAGACGCCCTGCCCGCGCGACGTTGGAATGCCAGCGCTGTTCAGGCCGTAGGCCGCACCGCAGCCGATCGACTTGCTCCGGACAGGGATGCAGGCGCGCGGTGACTGGCCGAGCGCAGCCGATGAATTTCGGATTGATGAAGTGAATCACGACGGCCACGGAGGCTGGTCATCGCGGAAGGACAATGCGTGCGCCCGCTCTCGTGCAATGGCAGCGACTGGACGAACCGCTATCTGGCGCCCCGCGTCCAACCGGTCGAACGTGATCCGTAAAAGCAGCCGGCCGTACTGCAGGAGAGTGTGCAACAATCTCGGCGCCACGCAGGACTTGAAAAAGGAATCCCCACTCAGCGTGTTGTCGAAGCGTAGGCGCGCCAGCGTGATCCCGCGGGCCTCGTGTCTGGGCGCGACTAGCCACTGTCCTTAGCGCGCTAAGCGTCGCTGGATCGCAGTTAATAGAACTGCAAGGCTACGGGCGTAAGATGCAAGTCTGCTCACTACCAGGACGCTCGAAATGGCCGAGTACGTCATCAGGGAAGTTGGCCTTCATCAGTGGCTCGTGTTCGCCGATCGGAAATGCATTGCTTTCTGCGCCGCTGAAAATGAGGCGGTGAAGGCAATGAACGAACACAGCGCGCGCAGCCGTCGACCACCGAACTCAATGTATGTTGAGCCAGGGCAAAGTCCGCCGGTTCGAGCCGGCGAGGTGTAGCGCAGTTTTCTCTTAACGTCAGCCGGCGGGCATGCGTCGCCAGCCGCTGCCGGTTGCGCCTTCCCGTGGGATCGGCGCCGGCGCTTCATCGTCCACCCTCCAGGAGACGGCCTCGGAGATCACCGGCCTCGTCTTCGACGATCCTATCAGGCAGTGCACTCCGTCTCGCGCTGGCTCTGCATCAGGTTGCGCCAGCACGAAGATCAGCAATTCGGTGCCCGCAACGATGCCCTCGATCTCCGCCTCGTTCTGGAAAGCCATCCGCCGGGCTCATAGGATTGAAGGCCAGGCCAGGAGCTGATTTCGACGCGCCCATTCGTCCGTTGCTTCTTTTTTGGACGTCTTGTCGCCGCGATGCTCACTATGCAGTTTGTGCCAGACCACATCATTTGGGTAGGTATCCGGTTCCTTTGTGCGAAATCGAACATTCAGGCGCCTCTGGCTCGGCTAAGCTCCCGTCATGAGATACCTGAATCGCGAGGGGGCCTATGAGGGTGTTGGGTGATCTGGTGATACGCTGGCGCATGCGCAATTTTTTATTGGTTTGCCCGTCCTGCAAAAACGCCACATCCGCGATTCGCGCACGCTACATGCTCGGCGAAGAGCGCTTGACGTGCGATCGTTGCGGAGCGACCGACTCGGTTACTTTCTGGCGGTTCGAAGGGATAGCTCAGCGCGCGTGTGCGGCGGAGCCACTGACTGCGCGCGTCGCAGCTCACGCTCCGTAGCTGGGAAAGCAACGGCACTTCATTGATGTTTGGATCTTAATTCTGGGGCATTTTTCCATGGTCAAATCAAATTGCTTGATCGTACGAGCCTATGGCAGGCAGCTGGATCAACTGCGCGCAGAAGCATCCCGTATTGCAAGGGGAAGCAAGCTTGATTGGTGGATCGAGCGAGCCGATATCGGAACGCGCTTTTGCTTCGAGGACGCTGAAGCAAAACGGGCCTTTGCCTCAATCTGCGAAAACTTCGCTGTTTCGTGCAGCGATGCTTAAGAGGATGAGTCCCACCGGCACGACCGAAACCGCACCTTTCGCAGAGGCGCCGAGAAAGCTCGAGGAAGTGGCTTCTATTGCGGAAGCGCCGCCGTCAAAAACCGATCGCGTCCGCCCCCGGCACTGATGAAAAGCGACCGCGGCTCCCTGCTGTAGTCATAGCTGACCTCGTCCTCAGCGAGCTTCGGAAAATGGACGGCTTTCCACGAAGCGCCGTCTACGGATATCGGCCCTGGAACGCGATGATCAGGTTCGCACCGTTCTCGACCACCTCCCAGAACGCTGCCCGCCTGCGACACACTTTGCCGGACATCGTGCTCAAGCTCCGTCAATACGTCGACCTTGAGGGATAGCAGTTCCAAGTTACCCTGCCTGATCGCACGGTCACCGCCCTGGTGACCACCCGGTGACCGATGCCAAAGTCATCAGCGCAGGCCAGTCGGCCCTGTAGTCAAGGGCGCCTCAGTTTCGCGGCCTCTCGCTCATTCTGACGCAACCGCGAAGGCAGATCTCCGGATCGCGAAACCACTCCCATGCTTCTTTCCCTGCCCCCGCGTTAACCCTATCTCGGATCTCATCCTGTATCCGCGCCGGCTAGTCTAATTCTGCCGCCAAGCCGCCTCATTGGACCTCTGCAATCGTCTCCGATTTTCGGGCGCTCATTTCCGGCGGACTTT
This genomic interval from Bradyrhizobium sp. CB82 contains the following:
- a CDS encoding DNA polymerase III subunit delta', whose protein sequence is MSPRQTERETAIPHPRETSRFFGHREAEAALLTAYRSGRIPHAWLIGGPQGVGKATLAYRMARFVLAHSHPLAPAVQRAEDLSIDPNDPVARQVAAGSHGGLLTLERTANDRGVMRTVITVDETRETIAFFGSTAAAEGWRVCIVDTVDELNPNAANALLKILEEPPQQSLFLLVSHAPARVLATIQSRCRKLRLRSLATDEVIGAAAIAADVEEADPALREAADAAEGSVARALTLLGGDALKLQQRTAALLARLPQVDPRELHTLGDSLGTSDRVALAAFIDGIDRWIAERLHADEASANQNLPRLARLAEVWEKIVRAARDTEIYNLERKPLVFSVFGWLADATR
- the tmk gene encoding dTMP kinase; translated protein: MTEIAVKPPSGRGRFITFEGGEGSGKSTQIKRLADRLNATKLKTIVTREPGGSPGAEIMRHLVLSGMGKLLGPDAETLLFAAARDDHVRTVIEPALNQGIWVLCDRFADSTRAYQGSLGSVPEGVINAMQRVTIGDLKPDATIILDLPVEIGLQRAAARRGSGTPDRFEGENLKFHQDLREAYRKIAAGDPGRCVLIDASGDPDTVAARIWAALRDRVFSTPTRAASA
- a CDS encoding D-alanyl-D-alanine carboxypeptidase family protein, which produces MAFRFPSTRPSRFTAGWLARGLLAAGVALSLAWGGVLYAANQSVQGAKKEEAGFDGDAPTAILIEASSGSVLFEKNADELRAPSSMMKLMTAEVVFNAVKKGDIKLTDEYRISENAWRKGGAPSGSSTMFAAINSKVSVDDLLHGAIIQSGNDACIALAEGMAGNERLFASDFMTKRARELGLTKSTFANSNGLPDPGNKMTVRELGILARHVILDYPEFYKLFGEKEFTWNKIRQPNRNPLLNTMPGADGLKTGFTKEGGYGMVGSAVQDGTRLIVVVNGLEDSEDRATEAKKMLEWGFRNFETRILIAADQPVGYAKVFGGESRSVKLVAKTPVKVMVHKNGGDKLIARIVYSGPVRAPVQEGQPVGVVRVWRSGQIAVETPVYAAEAIGTGSTMRRAIDGASELVIGMFRAGAEKL
- a CDS encoding alpha/beta hydrolase, whose product is MSSSRVIPANGIDLFVREQGQGPLVVLCHGWPELSYSWRHQIPALAAAGFRVVAPDMRGYGRTTAPSDVTAYSIFDTVGDVVALVQALGETKAMVIGHDWGAPVAWHAALFRPDMFTAVAGLSVPPPFRGRGKPLDLLRENGITNFYWQYFQTPGVAEAELERDVAHTMRIVLGGRGLSDPTAAMFVQDDKGFLGHASGSEPLPGWLTEADLAYFTETYRKSGFRGGLNWYRNLDRNWELTAPWQDAQIHQPSLFIAGSKDAVITGLIGAKRVNELEHVLPNLKRKLIIEGAGHWVQQERPDEVNTALVEFLKESAAQ
- a CDS encoding septal ring lytic transglycosylase RlpA family protein; protein product: MRAARGVAAAATCLALANCASSGKFASRVDPKYGVSSSPRVVAWGDPVPKGGGTYRVGKPYVVAGRTYVPEEDAHYRAEGLASWYGDDFHGRLTANGEIFDMGSLTAAHPTLPMPCYARVTNLFNGKSLIVRVNDRGPYHGNRLIDVSNKAAELLEFKGNGVARVRVEYVGRAPLEGSDDRQLMATLRTGIPAPTPSMVRVASARPFVPELSASSHGAIRGEVPVPEGRPYSLGNTSADVTSINATSELSASSRSRGRGLQNARAVSYDQDGRYVSDTAPSAAYASDDGAAEARNILSGRGLY
- a CDS encoding DUF1476 domain-containing protein translates to MTTFDKREQGFEAKFVHDEELMFKATARSNKMLGIWAAGQLGLSGDAATRYSTELVTANLENKTVDHVLGKVSTDLSGKGISPEQVAQKLQEFLHQAVQQLKGPE
- a CDS encoding DUF3551 domain-containing protein, whose amino-acid sequence is MRTTLAILALLAAATAALAGPASPVSQDYPWCVFGGQLGWSGDCSYETKAQCLASASGRWNTYCDLNPRVLFRQQQSGQQPGVPQPRVYRRQ